From Neisseria cinerea:
AACATAGGGATGCCGTCTGAAAAGTGGAATGCGCTATTTTAATAGAAACGGAAGGATGTCTGACAACTTGATTTTGATTTCGGTTTTGGCAAAGCCCTCGCCGACACACGCACGCAAAACCTTGATAGGCGGATATCACATTGAGGCGTTCCAAACCGATTTGGACGGACGCATCGGCAGGATACGGGCTGGTTTGCCGCCTGAACATAGGAATAACCGCCTTTCACTTTGCAAACAACCGAAATCGTACCGATTGTTCAGACACAACCAAAAACAAATGCCGTCTGAAACCCGAATTGTCAGGTTTCAGACGGCATTTTTTGTTCAGGCGGTTGCCGCTTCTTCGCCGAACACTTCCCGCCACAATTTCCTGACATTGCCGTAGTGGGACAGCAATTCGTCGCTTACTTCGGTTTTTTCCGCGTCGCGCAGTTTGGTGTTGTGTTGCTGCTGGCGGTAGAAGCGGTAGGCGGTGCGGCTTTGTTCGGCGAGGTTTTTGTCGATAAGGCTGCAGTCGGCGGCAATGTTCAAGAGGGCGATGTTGCCGTAGTTGTCGAGAAGTTGCGGATATTTTCGGGCATGGGCAAGGATGAGGTATTGGACGATAAATTCGACGTCGACCACGCCGCCACGTGCGTATTTGACGTTGCTGTCAATCGGCGGATGGGTGGGGAACATTTTTTCGCGCATTTCGATGATTTCGCCTGCCAAGGCGGTGTGGTCGCGCTCGGCGGTGAGGATTTCGGTGCGGATGCGGTCGAAGGCCGTCTGAATTTCGGGTGTGCCGCATATGAAGCGGGCACGGGTAAGGGACTGGTGTTCCCATGTCCATGCGTTTTCGCGCTGGTATTTTTTGAAGGCGGCGATACTGTGGGCGAGGAAGCCGGCGTCGCCGTTGGGGCGCAGGCGCAGGTCGGTTTCGTAGAGGCTGCCTGCGCCAGTGGCGGCGGAAAGCCAGTTGGTCAGGCGGCGGGCAAGGCGGCTGTATACGTCACCTGCATCGGGATGGGGATCGTCGTAGAGGTAGACGAGGTCGAGGTCGGAGGCGTAGCCGAGTTCTTTGCCGCCAAGTTTGCCGTAACCGACGATGGCGAATTGCGGGGTGTCGCGGTGTTTTTTGGGCATGTCCGCCCATGCGCACGGCAGGGCGGCGGCGAGGATGGTGTCGGCGAGGGCGGAAAGTTGGTCGGAGAGGGATTCTACTGTCCACAGTCCGGCGAGGTCTTGGACGGCGAGGCGGAAGACTTGGGCGTGCTGGAAGCGGCGCAGGGTGTCCATTTGCGCTTCGGTGTCGCCGCCGCAGGCTTTGAGGTCGTCTGAAAGGGCGGCGGCGAGGGCTTGCCAGTCGAACGCGGTATCCAAAAGCTGCGCGCTGATGAGTTCGTCCAGCAGAATCGGATATTTGCTCAGATACGCCGCCACCCATGAGCTTTGGCTCATAATCTGCGCGAGTTGCGCCAAGGTTTGCGGATGTTCGTTGAGGAAGGCGAGATAGGCGGAGCGGCGGCTGATGTTTTCGAGGAAATCAAACAGCCGCATTAATGTATCGGTCGGATTGGGTTGCTCTGCCGCCGCCTGTACGAACAGCGGCACAATGGCGTCAAAACGCGGCTGAGCGTGTGCGGAGAGGTGGCGGTATTTATGACCGTGCCGGATTTGGTCGAGCCTTGCGGCGATGGTTTCGGCATCGAACCCGTGTTCTCTCAGACGACCTTGCCGCTCTTCTTCGTCGGGTTTGTCCTGCCATGCCCATTGCCATTCGCTGTTGTCCTGTGTTTGCTCTTCGGGTTCGCTCAAAATTTCGTTGAACAACTGATTGACCTTGTTACGATGAACGTTGAGGTCGTCTGAAAAGGCGGCGTAGCTGTCGAAACCCATACTTTCGGCAAGCAGTTGTTTCTGTTCGGGCGAGGAGGGCAGGGTTTGGGTTTGCTGGTCGTCCCAGTATTGCAGGCGGTGTTCGACGTCGCGCAGGAAGCGGTAGGCGGCAAGCAGGGTTTCGACGTTTTCAGACGGTATGATGCCCAGCTCGGCAAGTTTTTTCAGCGTTTCCTGCGTGCCTTTCAGTTGCAGCGCGCGCATTTGCCCGCCGCGTATCATCTGAAAAATCTGGGCGATAAATTCGACTTCGCGGATGCCGCCCGCGCCGAGTTTGATGTTGTCCGCCATGCCTTTTTTGCTGACTTCGCTGCGGATTTGGCGGTGTAGGTTGCGCATTGCCTCATACGCGCTGTAATCCAGATATTTGCGGAATACGAAGGGACGCACCAGCGATTTGATGTCGTTTGGATACGGCGTAACCACGCGTCCTTTGCACCACGCATAGCGTTCCCATTCGCGCCCCTGCGTAATCAGGTATTGCTCCAGCGCGGTTTCGCTCAATACTAGCGCGCCCGAATCGCCGTCCGGCCGCAGCCGCATATCGACGCGGAACACCTGCCCGTCGGCGGTAATGTCGTTCAGCAGCGCAATCAGTTTCTGCCCGACTTTGGTGAAAAATTCCTGATTACCCCGTTCGCGCCTGCCGTCGGTGTCGCCCGATTCGGGATAGATGAAAATCAAATCGATGTCGGAAGACACGTTCAACTCATAGCCGCCCGCCTTGCCCATCGCCACCACGCTCAAATGCTGCGGCGATTTCGTATAACGCCCAATCGGTGTGCCGTACATATCCTGATAATAGGCGTAGGCGAAATCCAGCGCGGTATTGACGGCAAAATCGGCAAACAGCGTAATCGTGCGGGTTACTTCGTTCAAATCGCTGATGCGGTTTATATCGCGCACGATAATCTGCGACACCACATAACGGCGCAACTCGCGCAACTGCCGCGCCAATTCTTCCTCGTTTTCTTCCGCGCGGATTTTGTCCCAATCGGCAAAAGCTTGAAAATCAGCTTCGGTCAACACCTTGTCCAGCATGAGCAGGAAGATTTCGAGCTTGAGTTTGCCGTTGTCGAGCTGGCGGGCGAGGAACAGGGAATGGCGGCGGGCGGCGTCGAGGCAGTTGTCGGACATTTCGGATTCCGTTTGGAAGGATGACGGGAATGGTATGGTGGATTAACTTTAAATTAGGACAGGGCGAGGGGATGCCGTACCAGTTTAAAGTCAAGGCACTATATCATAGCAATCTTCGATGCCGTCTGAAACCTTGTCCCGATATTCGGACGGACTCCTACCGATAAAAAACAGCGGCAAATGCCGCCGTTTCCTGCTCAAACCTCGCCACGCTCTTTTAAAACAGAATAAGCAGCACGTTTCCCGTGTGGATTTTTTAAAAAAACCATCACTCTTTACGATTTCATGCAGCTCTTCACTTGATTTCTCCGCATATTCCATTTTCAGCGCCTTATGCTCATTGGCTGCTTCAATCATTCCCTCGCCTACTGTTTTTGCTGCTTTTGCCACACCATTCCAAAAGCCCATAATCATGTTCTCCAATCGTTTCAAATAAGGTCGTTGTTTCTGTCAAGAAATAACGACAGTTTATAAACTGTCGGAAAACAAAATGCCGTCTGAAGACAGATTCTGACTTTCAGACGGCATTTCAAAACAGATTAAGCGTTCAGCAGGCTTTCATCCAAAGCCAAATCATCGTTTCGGTTAACCGCCACTTTGCGCGCCAACACGTTTTGCGCGATTTGCTGCGCTTCGGCAAGCGAGTGCATTTGATAAGTGCCGCATTGGTATTCGTTCAGCTCGGGGATTTTGCTTTGATCTTTGACATTGACCACATCCTGCATCGAGGCGAGCCATGCATTGGCGACCTGCTGTTCGGAAGGCGTACCGATGAGGCTCATGTAGAAACCGGTACGGCAGCCCATCGGGGAAATGTCGATGATTTCGACGCCGTTGCCGTTTAAGTGGTCGCGCATAAAGCCTGCAAACAAATGCTCCAGCGTGTGTATACCTTTTTCGGGCAGGATTTCTTTGTTGGGAACGCAAAAGCGCAGGTCGAATACGGTAATGGTGTCGCCTTTGGGCGTGGTCATGGTTTTTGCCACACGCACGGCAGGAGCGTGCATACGGGTGTGGTCAACCTTGAAACTGTCTAACAGGGGCATTGGGTTATCCTTTTGAATGAATGGTTTGGGGGTAGGATGGGTTCTGAGTCCGATTACAATTCGGCAATCTTTACCGCTTCGCCCGAAGCCGCGCTCAGGGCTTCGTTTAAAACGTCATAAAAATCGCGTCCGTCTCGCGTTGCCAGCCATTTGCCGTTTTGCTCGGCGAAATGGTAGCCGCCGCTTTTTGCGGCAATCCACAATTCCTGATTGGGCGTGTGGCGGTTGACGATGATTTGCGTGCCGTCTCCGGCTTCGATGGTCAGGACGTTTCCGGCAAACTGGCAGTCGAAATCCCAGCCGTTTTCGTCGATTTGGTCTTCGATGTGTTCGAACAATTCTTCGCTCATGCGGATGAATTCGCTTTCGGTCATCATGGCTTTTTGCGTGTTTTTTGTTTAAGATACCGAATCTTGCCACATTCGCGCTTATGAAGGAAGTTTACCGATGAAATACGGCGTATTTTTTGCAGCGGCAACCGCCCTCCTGCTCTCGGCCTGCGGTTACAAAGGCGACCTCTACCTGCCCAAAGAAGGCGACAAGGCGCGTTTCGGCGTAATCCAAACCGGTTTGCAACTTCAAAGCAAACCGCAATCCACTTCACAAACCCAAAAATGAAAACGAAAACATGACCCTATTTTGCGAACAAGTCCCCTACCCCCGCCTTGCCGAAGAATTCGGCACGCCGCTTTATGTGTACAGCCAATCCGCGCTGATCGAAGCATTTGAACACTACCAAACTGCCTTTGCCGAGCTCTCCCCGCTCGTCTGCTATGCAGTTAAAGCCAATGGCAACCTAAGCATCATCAAGCACTTTGCTTCTTTGGGGAGCGGTTTTGACATTGTGTCCGGCGGCGAATTAGCACGCGTTTTGGCGGCAGGCGGCGATGCGGCGAAAACGATTTTTTCCGGTGTGGGTAAGAGTGAAGCAGAAATTGAGTTCGCGCTGAATGCGGGTGTGAAATGCTTCAATATGGAAAGCATTCCCGAAATCGACCGTATTCAAAAAGTTGCCGCGCGGTTGGGTAAAACCGCGCCCGTCTCCCTGCGCGTCAACCCCGATGTCGATGCCAAAACCCATCCCTACATCTCCACAGGACTGAAAGCCAACAAATTCGGCATCGCCTACGCCGACGCGCTCGAAGCCTACCGCCATGCCGCACAACAGCCCAATTTGAAAATCATCGGCATCGACTGCCACATCGGTTCGCAACTGACCGACTTAAGCCCGCTGGTCGAAGCCTGCGAACGCATTTTGATTTTAGTTGACGCTCTTGCCGCCGAAGGCATTGTTTTGGAACATTTGGACTTAGGCGGCGGCGTCGGCATTGTTTACCAAGACGAAAATGTGCCTGATTTGGGCGCGTATGCCCAAGCAGTTCAAAAACTGATCGGCACACGCCGTCTGAAACTCATTCTTGAGCCAGGCCGCAGTTTGGTCGGCAACGCAGGTTCGCTGCTGACACGCGTCGAATTCGTCAAATACGGCGAAGAGAAAAACTTTGTGATGGTCGATGCAGCGATGAACGATTTAATGCGCCCCGCCCTATATGATGCCTATCATCACATCGAGGCGGTCGAAACCAAAGACATTGAGCCTCTGACGGCCAACATCGTCGGCCCGATTTGTGAAACCGGCGACTTCCTCGGCAAAGACCGCACCATCGCCTGCGAAGAAGGTGATTTGCTGCTTATCCGCAGCGCGGGCGCATACGGTGCCAGCATGGCGAGCAATTACAACGCGCGCAACCGTGCGGCGGAAGTGTTGGTTGACGGCGGCGGATACAAGCTCATCCGCCGGCGCGAAACCTTGGAACAACAAATGGCAAACGAACTCGCCTACCTGTAAGCCGAACATCAAAATGCCGTCTGAAACAGTTCAGACGGCATTTTTAACGCTCTAAAGGCTTACTCGTTCGGCAACCTTAACAGGGAAAGCAGCAGCCCTCCCCAGATTATCACGATTGAGACAATCATCATCACAATGGCGGAAGTACTCATTTTTCTTCTCCTTGTTCGTGTTCGTGTTCGTCTTTGACATTAAAATCCTGACCGTGTTTCCAAGGCAGCAGCGAAAGCAGCAACCCGAACACGACCAATGCCGCCGACATTCCCCATCCGAAAATACTGAGGAAACCATCCGGATAACCTTCGTAATTTTTCTCCATCAGGCCGCTGGTATCTTTAAACAGCATATAGCCGAGCATGGCGACGGTAAAGAACACACAAACCGTCCACAACGCACCGATGCGTATGGAAGACAACGCGTTAAGATGCTTGCGCAACTCCGGCAGCCTGCGGAATACGATAATCGCCAAAACATACAAGAAACCGGATGCCACAATGCCGTAAGTATTGACGAACTTGTCCAAAACGTCCAAAACAGGCAGACCGGTGGTCGTACCGAACAACAATGTAGAAACAATGCCCATGGGAATACAGACGAGCAATGTAGCGTTGACGCGACCGATATTCAACTTGTCCTGAATGGCGGCCACAATCACTTCGACGATGGAAATCATCGAGGTAATGCCTGCAAACACCAGCGAACCGAAAAACAATACGCCGATAAGTGCACCCATGGGAGCCTGATTGATGATGGTCGGAAAAGCGATAAACGCCAAACCGATACCGCTGGAGGCGACCTCATTAACCGCCTGCCCGTTTGCCTGCGCCATAAAGCCCAGTGCGGCAAACACGCCGATACCCGCGAGCAACTCAAAACTGCTGTTGGCAAACCCGACCACCAAGCCCGTGCCGCCCAAATCCGTTTTCTTCTTCAAGTAAGAAGAATAAGTAACCATAATGCCGAAACAGATGGAAAGAGAGAAGAAAATCTGACCATAAGCAGCCACCCAGACCTTAGGATCGGCAAGCTTGGACCAGTCCGGCGTAAACAATGCGTCCAGCCCCTTTGCCGCACCCGGCAGGGTCAGTGAAATGCCGACCATAATCAAGAACATGATTACAAGCAACGGCATAAAGAAAGACGATGCGCCTGCCACGCCTTTTTGCACGCCCAAAGCCATAATGACCGATGTGAAAACCCATACGCCGACTAACGGCCCGACAACTTTACCGACAAAATCCAATCCCAAAGCCTCAGGCCCGGCCATATTCAGGAAGTCTTTAAAGAAGAAGTCTTGCGGATTGACACCCCATGCCGCATTGAACGAATAATAAACATAACTTGCCGACCAACCGATAATCACTGCGTAATAGATGCAGATGACGATATTGGTCATCACATTCCACCAGCCTACCGGTTCAAACCAGCGTCCGAGGCGGCGGAAAGCCAACGGCGGGGAACCCCGATAACGGTGCCCGATGGCATAATCAAGCAGCAGCAGCGGAATACCGGCTGTCAGAAGGGCGACCAAGTACGGCAGCATGAATGCGCCGCCGCCATTATCAAATGCAATATAGGGAAACCGCCAGATATTGCCCAAACCCACGGCAGAACCGATGGCGGCAAACATAAACGCCCGACGGTTGTTAAACGTGGCGCGTTCGTTCGTTTTGGAATCAGACACGTTGATACCTCTTAATTACCTAATAAAAAACAAGCCATTAACGGCTACTCGATATAGAAAACAGCGTCTGACAGGATAATGTCGTCTGAAAAAACAATCTGGCTTTTGACTGATTGTTTACAATCTATGCGCTTATCGTAAAAAAATTTAACGCCGATGGCAAGCAATGATGACTTGAAAATGAAAAAATTTTCTATTTACCCGTAAAAATCCCCTTTTTATGCCTACCGGCACCCGCCCATTATTCAGATAAAAAAACCGCACGGTATAAGCCGTGCGGTTTTTTTATCTGAAAGCTTCAGACGGCATTTCTTACATCATGCCGCCCATACCACCCATGCCGCCCATGTCAGGCATAGCAGGTTTTTCTTCAGGGATTTCAGCAATCATGCAGTCTGTGGTCAGCATCAGGCCGGCGATAGATGCGGCGTGTTGCAGCGCAGAACGGGTTACTTTGGCAGGGTCGAGTACGCCCATTTCGATCATGTCGCCGTATTCGCCGGAGCCTGCGTTGTAACCGTAGTTGCCTTTGCCTTCCAACACTTTGTTCACAACCACGCTAGGTTCGCCGCCTGCGTTGGCAACGATTTGGCGCAGCGGAGACTCAACGGCGCGCAATACGATTTGTACGCCTGCGTCTTGGTCGGCATTGCCGGTGTGCAGGTTTTCCAGAGCGGCACGGGCGCGCAACAGGGCTACGCCGCCGCCTGCAACCACGCCTTCTTCAACGGCTGCGCGGGTAGCGTGCAACGCGTCTTCCACGCGGTCTTTTTTCTCTTTCATTTCGACTTCGGTAGCGGCACCAACTTTGATTACTGCTACGCCGCCTGCCAATTTGGCAACGCGCTCTTGCAGTTTTTCTTTGTCGTAATCGCTGGTCGCGGTTTCGATTTGTTGGCGGATTTCGGCAACACGCGCTTCGATTTGGGCAGCGTCGCCGAAGCCGTCGATGATGGTGGTGTTTTCTTTACCGATTTCGATGCGTTTGGCTTGACCCAAGTCTTCCAGAGTGGCTTTTTCCAAAGACAGGCCGACTTCTTCGGCAATCACGGTGCCGCCGGTCAGGATGGCGATGTCTTGCAACATGGCTTTGCGGCGGTCGCCGAAGCCCGGAGCTTTAACGGCAACGGTTTTCAGGATGCCGCGGATGTTGTTCACGACCAAAG
This genomic window contains:
- the glnE gene encoding bifunctional [glutamate--ammonia ligase]-adenylyl-L-tyrosine phosphorylase/[glutamate--ammonia-ligase] adenylyltransferase, encoding MSDNCLDAARRHSLFLARQLDNGKLKLEIFLLMLDKVLTEADFQAFADWDKIRAEENEEELARQLRELRRYVVSQIIVRDINRISDLNEVTRTITLFADFAVNTALDFAYAYYQDMYGTPIGRYTKSPQHLSVVAMGKAGGYELNVSSDIDLIFIYPESGDTDGRRERGNQEFFTKVGQKLIALLNDITADGQVFRVDMRLRPDGDSGALVLSETALEQYLITQGREWERYAWCKGRVVTPYPNDIKSLVRPFVFRKYLDYSAYEAMRNLHRQIRSEVSKKGMADNIKLGAGGIREVEFIAQIFQMIRGGQMRALQLKGTQETLKKLAELGIIPSENVETLLAAYRFLRDVEHRLQYWDDQQTQTLPSSPEQKQLLAESMGFDSYAAFSDDLNVHRNKVNQLFNEILSEPEEQTQDNSEWQWAWQDKPDEEERQGRLREHGFDAETIAARLDQIRHGHKYRHLSAHAQPRFDAIVPLFVQAAAEQPNPTDTLMRLFDFLENISRRSAYLAFLNEHPQTLAQLAQIMSQSSWVAAYLSKYPILLDELISAQLLDTAFDWQALAAALSDDLKACGGDTEAQMDTLRRFQHAQVFRLAVQDLAGLWTVESLSDQLSALADTILAAALPCAWADMPKKHRDTPQFAIVGYGKLGGKELGYASDLDLVYLYDDPHPDAGDVYSRLARRLTNWLSAATGAGSLYETDLRLRPNGDAGFLAHSIAAFKKYQRENAWTWEHQSLTRARFICGTPEIQTAFDRIRTEILTAERDHTALAGEIIEMREKMFPTHPPIDSNVKYARGGVVDVEFIVQYLILAHARKYPQLLDNYGNIALLNIAADCSLIDKNLAEQSRTAYRFYRQQQHNTKLRDAEKTEVSDELLSHYGNVRKLWREVFGEEAATA
- the luxS gene encoding S-ribosylhomocysteine lyase, whose translation is MPLLDSFKVDHTRMHAPAVRVAKTMTTPKGDTITVFDLRFCVPNKEILPEKGIHTLEHLFAGFMRDHLNGNGVEIIDISPMGCRTGFYMSLIGTPSEQQVANAWLASMQDVVNVKDQSKIPELNEYQCGTYQMHSLAEAQQIAQNVLARKVAVNRNDDLALDESLLNA
- the cyaY gene encoding iron donor protein CyaY, with protein sequence MMTESEFIRMSEELFEHIEDQIDENGWDFDCQFAGNVLTIEAGDGTQIIVNRHTPNQELWIAAKSGGYHFAEQNGKWLATRDGRDFYDVLNEALSAASGEAVKIAEL
- the lptM gene encoding LPS translocon maturation chaperone LptM, yielding MKYGVFFAAATALLLSACGYKGDLYLPKEGDKARFGVIQTGLQLQSKPQSTSQTQK
- the lysA gene encoding diaminopimelate decarboxylase, yielding MTLFCEQVPYPRLAEEFGTPLYVYSQSALIEAFEHYQTAFAELSPLVCYAVKANGNLSIIKHFASLGSGFDIVSGGELARVLAAGGDAAKTIFSGVGKSEAEIEFALNAGVKCFNMESIPEIDRIQKVAARLGKTAPVSLRVNPDVDAKTHPYISTGLKANKFGIAYADALEAYRHAAQQPNLKIIGIDCHIGSQLTDLSPLVEACERILILVDALAAEGIVLEHLDLGGGVGIVYQDENVPDLGAYAQAVQKLIGTRRLKLILEPGRSLVGNAGSLLTRVEFVKYGEEKNFVMVDAAMNDLMRPALYDAYHHIEAVETKDIEPLTANIVGPICETGDFLGKDRTIACEEGDLLLIRSAGAYGASMASNYNARNRAAEVLVDGGGYKLIRRRETLEQQMANELAYL
- a CDS encoding methionine/alanine import family NSS transporter small subunit, whose protein sequence is MSTSAIVMMIVSIVIIWGGLLLSLLRLPNE
- a CDS encoding sodium-dependent transporter; this translates as MSDSKTNERATFNNRRAFMFAAIGSAVGLGNIWRFPYIAFDNGGGAFMLPYLVALLTAGIPLLLLDYAIGHRYRGSPPLAFRRLGRWFEPVGWWNVMTNIVICIYYAVIIGWSASYVYYSFNAAWGVNPQDFFFKDFLNMAGPEALGLDFVGKVVGPLVGVWVFTSVIMALGVQKGVAGASSFFMPLLVIMFLIMVGISLTLPGAAKGLDALFTPDWSKLADPKVWVAAYGQIFFSLSICFGIMVTYSSYLKKKTDLGGTGLVVGFANSSFELLAGIGVFAALGFMAQANGQAVNEVASSGIGLAFIAFPTIINQAPMGALIGVLFFGSLVFAGITSMISIVEVIVAAIQDKLNIGRVNATLLVCIPMGIVSTLLFGTTTGLPVLDVLDKFVNTYGIVASGFLYVLAIIVFRRLPELRKHLNALSSIRIGALWTVCVFFTVAMLGYMLFKDTSGLMEKNYEGYPDGFLSIFGWGMSAALVVFGLLLSLLPWKHGQDFNVKDEHEHEQGEEK
- the groL gene encoding chaperonin GroEL (60 kDa chaperone family; promotes refolding of misfolded polypeptides especially under stressful conditions; forms two stacked rings of heptamers to form a barrel-shaped 14mer; ends can be capped by GroES; misfolded proteins enter the barrel where they are refolded when GroES binds) — protein: MAAKDVQFGNEVRQKMVNGVNVLANAVRVTLGPKGRNVVLDRAFGGPHITKDGVSVAKEIELKDKFENMGAQMVKEVASKTNDVAGDGTTTATVLAQSIVAEGMKYVTAGMNPTDLKRGIDKAVAALVDELKNIAKPCDTSKEIAQVGSISANSDEQVGAIIAEAMEKVGKEGVITVEDGKSLENELDVVEGMQFDRGYLSPYFINDAEKQIAALDNPFVLLFDKKISNIRDLLPVLEQVAKASRPLLIIAEDVEGEALATLVVNNIRGILKTVAVKAPGFGDRRKAMLQDIAILTGGTVIAEEVGLSLEKATLEDLGQAKRIEIGKENTTIIDGFGDAAQIEARVAEIRQQIETATSDYDKEKLQERVAKLAGGVAVIKVGAATEVEMKEKKDRVEDALHATRAAVEEGVVAGGGVALLRARAALENLHTGNADQDAGVQIVLRAVESPLRQIVANAGGEPSVVVNKVLEGKGNYGYNAGSGEYGDMIEMGVLDPAKVTRSALQHAASIAGLMLTTDCMIAEIPEEKPAMPDMGGMGGMGGMM